The Dioscorea cayenensis subsp. rotundata cultivar TDr96_F1 chromosome 16, TDr96_F1_v2_PseudoChromosome.rev07_lg8_w22 25.fasta, whole genome shotgun sequence sequence CACTAAAACAAACTGTGTGCttccatgaaaaattaaaaccaaagaaaTGCATGGATAAATATACGTACCTTCAATAGAACAGCATTTGCATGAGGAACAGACACAAACATATCACCTCCAACATACTCCACGCCAGGTTGTCGATCTTCTTCCAAGGAATCAATCACATGAGGAAGATCAAACACAGTGCACTTAATCCCTGGGAATGCATGAGTTATAGATTTTGCCATAGATCCCTTTCCACCACCAACATCCACAATTGACTTCAACCCATTAAACACATCCTTGCAATTCATCATAACCACTTCTGAAACAAGCCTTGAATCACTAGCCATCCCTTCATTGAACATCTTGCTAAACTCCGGCTTCTCACCAACAAAATCCCAAAAACCTTTTCCGAAATAAAACTCAAATGGAGTCTCCTTATGGCTCTTGAACCATGGCATGAAGACATGTGAAGAGTCACACATGATAGGATCTAAGATCAAGGTAAGGAAAGGGGTGATGTTCATGGTTTCATCTTTTACCAAGAGATAGGAAGCTGGTGTGAGTATATACTTTGTGGCTCCAGAATCATCTTGTTGTTCGGCAAATAACTCTAGGTGAACTAGAGTAGTCATAAAACGACGGAAACAATCAAATTTTGATGGTGGTATTGAAAGAGCAAACGACAGCTCGGAGAGCTCCATCGGCTTGCCTTGTTTCTTGAGAGCATCAGCAATGCCAAGCTCCAGTGAACACTTGAGACACATGGATTTCAGGTAGCTGAGCAAGAGGTTCCAGACTTGTGCCTGGGCTTCCACCAGTTCAGTAATTGTGAACCCCATCTCAGCCATGTAAGTATGTttgtatgaaatatatatatatctatatttttttgctttttggttGGAATGGTCTTTGGAAGGAGATGAAATGGCAGGTATACATAATGTCTTGAAAGAAAGGATAAGATATTGCAATGTGTGGTCTTTGGGAGGCCAAAGAATTGTGGGTGTATATCATGTCTTCAACGGATAAGAGATATACCCACCAATTCAGGGGCGGACCCACATGAGAGCCAGCAGGGCTAAACTCAGCTGGCTAGTCGGAAAAACTTTAGAAGAACCGTgtccaataatattttttatatgaatattaatgtttaataatattttgtttgtatttaacTAATATGTAATAGgtatgtgcttgagtggtttgtGGGAGTTGAATGATAGGAGCCCAGCATGATTCAAAATCACTAGAGTTTCTGAAttgtaagtttttaataattttagtaattaaa is a genomic window containing:
- the LOC120278817 gene encoding probable O-methyltransferase 3; translation: MAEMGFTITELVEAQAQVWNLLLSYLKSMCLKCSLELGIADALKKQGKPMELSELSFALSIPPSKFDCFRRFMTTLVHLELFAEQQDDSGATKYILTPASYLLVKDETMNITPFLTLILDPIMCDSSHVFMPWFKSHKETPFEFYFGKGFWDFVGEKPEFSKMFNEGMASDSRLVSEVVMMNCKDVFNGLKSIVDVGGGKGSMAKSITHAFPGIKCTVFDLPHVIDSLEEDRQPGVEYVGGDMFVSVPHANAVLLKWILHDWDNEECIKILQRCKEAIPSIADGGKIIIIDIVVGASRNKHPYAVETQLLFDLLMMNITSGRERNECEWRKIFLSAGFIDYKITHFLGLRSIIELYH